The Agromyces sp. LHK192 genome includes a window with the following:
- a CDS encoding PspA/IM30 family protein — translation MTKQSIFGRISTLVRANINAMIDQAEDPEKMLDQMVRDYTNSIADAEAAIAETIGNLRLLEDDHREDVRTAADWGAKALAASRKADEYRTSGDTVDADKFDNLAKVALSRQISAENEARTAEPQIASQTEVVDKLKSGLAGMKEKLVQLQNKRNELVARSKTAAAQQKVHDAVKSIDILDPTSELGRFEDKIRREEAKVRGQAELAASSLDAQFNELDDLGELTEVDARLAALKSGGAQGQLGS, via the coding sequence ATGACCAAGCAGTCCATCTTCGGGCGCATCTCCACCCTGGTGCGCGCGAACATCAACGCCATGATCGACCAGGCCGAGGATCCCGAGAAGATGCTCGACCAGATGGTTCGCGACTACACCAACTCGATCGCCGACGCGGAGGCCGCGATCGCCGAGACGATCGGCAACCTGCGCCTGCTCGAGGACGACCATCGCGAGGACGTGCGCACGGCCGCCGATTGGGGGGCCAAGGCGCTCGCGGCGAGCCGCAAGGCCGACGAGTACCGCACGTCCGGCGACACGGTCGACGCCGACAAGTTCGACAACCTCGCGAAGGTCGCACTCAGCCGCCAGATCTCGGCCGAGAACGAGGCGCGCACGGCTGAGCCGCAGATCGCCTCGCAGACCGAGGTCGTGGACAAGCTCAAGTCGGGACTGGCCGGCATGAAGGAGAAGCTCGTCCAGCTGCAGAATAAGCGCAACGAACTCGTCGCGCGGTCGAAGACCGCGGCGGCGCAGCAGAAGGTGCACGACGCGGTGAAGTCGATCGACATCCTCGACCCGACGAGCGAGCTGGGTCGCTTCGAGGACAAGATCCGCCGCGAGGAGGCGAAGGTGCGCGGACAGGCCGAGCTCGCCGCGTCCAGCCTGGACGCGCAGTTCAACGAGCTCGACGACCTCGGCGAGCTCACCGAGGTCGACGCGCGGCTCGCCGCGCTGAAGTCGGGCGGCGCGCAGGGCCAGCTCGGCAGCTGA
- a CDS encoding TPM domain-containing protein, whose amino-acid sequence MHSTRHRRRPVLVIAAAVAAVALAGVPAAPAVAESPVTFDASSPVVDSAGVLGAELDEVERALDEAADRSGRQLFVAYVPTFTDPEQADQWANDTAIANSMGDEDYLLAVAVEGGAYYLSAADQASVSAEEIERISAEVIEPELRDGDWAGAAVAGADAIADSGGSGGLGWTWVWILVGVGAVVVIVVLLLARRRKRDAPGGGSGGASAPQVSIEDLRRQAGAALVAADDAIRTSEEELGFATASYGEEATAPFRDAIASAKEQVAHAFRLQQRLDDAEPDTDAQRREWYGGILQATSAADEALDAQAERFDELRALEQNAPAELDRVAHAATAASAQVAPAVQRLGALRGGYAASATAAVADNPAQAESRLAFARTAIEQARTALADGDTGEAAVAIRAGEEAVDQATGLTAAIERLAADLAAADAAIAAGVAGLEQDASAAAANPAPGLAELAQQTSAEAAAIRAAMGAPGRDPFALQARLQQADARIDGALGAAREAAEAQARAAAQLDRSLVTARAQVQAAEDYLVARRGAIGAEARTRLAEAGRLLAIAEQARGTDPAGALGNAQRAESLAGEAMRLAQQDVGGFGGAAGGMPGGGWGAPQSGSGGGDMFGAVLGGILINSMLGGGGGGGGGFSGGGGFGGSGSRRGGFGGGRSAGSFGGGATRGRRGSGGRF is encoded by the coding sequence GTGCACAGCACGAGACACCGACGTCGACCGGTGCTGGTCATCGCGGCCGCCGTCGCCGCCGTCGCGCTCGCCGGCGTCCCGGCCGCCCCGGCCGTCGCCGAGAGCCCGGTGACGTTCGACGCCTCCTCCCCCGTCGTCGACTCGGCAGGTGTGCTGGGTGCCGAGCTCGACGAGGTCGAGCGGGCCCTCGACGAGGCCGCGGACCGCAGCGGACGCCAGCTGTTCGTCGCCTACGTGCCGACCTTCACCGATCCCGAGCAGGCCGACCAGTGGGCCAACGACACCGCGATCGCGAACAGCATGGGCGACGAGGACTACCTCCTCGCCGTCGCCGTCGAGGGCGGGGCGTACTACCTGTCGGCCGCGGACCAGGCATCCGTCTCCGCCGAGGAGATCGAACGCATCTCGGCCGAGGTGATCGAACCCGAGCTCCGCGACGGGGACTGGGCCGGGGCCGCCGTCGCCGGGGCCGATGCGATCGCGGACTCCGGCGGCTCGGGCGGGCTCGGGTGGACCTGGGTCTGGATCCTCGTCGGCGTGGGCGCGGTCGTCGTGATCGTGGTGCTCCTGCTCGCCCGTCGCCGGAAGCGCGACGCCCCGGGCGGAGGCTCCGGCGGGGCATCCGCTCCGCAGGTGTCCATCGAGGATCTTCGCCGACAGGCCGGCGCGGCCCTCGTCGCCGCCGACGACGCCATCCGCACGAGCGAGGAGGAACTCGGCTTCGCGACCGCCTCGTACGGCGAGGAGGCGACCGCCCCGTTCCGCGACGCCATCGCGTCGGCGAAGGAACAGGTCGCCCACGCATTCCGCCTCCAGCAGCGGCTCGACGACGCCGAACCAGACACCGACGCGCAGCGGCGGGAATGGTACGGCGGCATCCTCCAGGCCACGTCGGCCGCCGACGAGGCGCTCGACGCGCAGGCCGAGCGGTTCGACGAGCTCCGCGCGCTCGAGCAGAACGCCCCGGCGGAGCTCGACCGCGTCGCGCACGCGGCGACGGCGGCATCGGCACAGGTCGCGCCCGCCGTGCAACGGCTCGGCGCGCTCCGCGGCGGCTACGCGGCCTCCGCGACCGCGGCCGTCGCCGACAATCCCGCCCAGGCGGAGTCGCGTCTCGCGTTCGCGCGCACGGCGATCGAACAGGCTCGCACGGCCCTCGCCGACGGCGACACCGGCGAGGCCGCCGTCGCGATCCGCGCGGGCGAGGAGGCCGTCGACCAGGCGACCGGACTGACCGCGGCGATCGAGCGGCTCGCCGCCGACCTCGCCGCAGCCGACGCCGCGATCGCCGCCGGCGTCGCCGGACTCGAACAGGATGCATCGGCGGCGGCCGCGAATCCGGCACCCGGCCTTGCGGAGCTCGCGCAGCAGACCTCGGCCGAGGCCGCCGCGATCCGCGCCGCGATGGGTGCTCCGGGACGCGACCCGTTCGCGCTGCAGGCTCGCCTGCAGCAGGCCGACGCCCGCATCGACGGGGCGCTCGGCGCCGCCCGCGAGGCTGCCGAGGCACAGGCCCGCGCCGCCGCGCAGCTCGACCGTTCGCTCGTGACCGCCAGGGCGCAGGTGCAGGCCGCAGAGGACTACCTCGTCGCCCGGCGCGGGGCGATCGGCGCCGAGGCGCGCACGCGGCTCGCCGAGGCCGGCCGGCTCCTCGCGATCGCCGAGCAGGCCCGCGGCACCGACCCCGCCGGCGCGCTCGGCAACGCCCAACGGGCGGAGTCGCTCGCCGGCGAGGCGATGCGGCTCGCGCAGCAGGACGTCGGCGGGTTCGGCGGTGCGGCGGGCGGCATGCCCGGCGGCGGCTGGGGTGCGCCCCAGTCGGGATCGGGTGGCGGCGACATGTTCGGTGCGGTGCTCGGCGGCATCCTCATCAATTCGATGCTCGGCGGCGGCGGAGGCGGCGGAGGCGGCTTCAGCGGAGGCGGCGGCTTCGGCGGCAGCGGCAGCCGGCGCGGCGGCTTCGGCGGCGGCCGCTCGGCGGGCAGCTTCGGCGGGGGCGCGACCCGCGGCCGACGCGGCAGCGGCGGCCGCTTCTGA
- a CDS encoding sigma-70 family RNA polymerase sigma factor, whose product MTAAWDAVATRLVTERGDALVRYAYLLTGSDTDAADLVQDALVRTFGRARPGLTAERAEAYVRRAVLNGVIDRSRRRGTWRGIRHLVAAPSTVDTIAAATDLRLDLAERVRALAPRQAACIVLRYYDDLTVDQVAATLGISAGAVKRYLSDALRALSAAIEADGADADGAGGDGAAARRSSGSATAGTTQAGPAQAGPAQAGPAQRGGADVRA is encoded by the coding sequence TTGACCGCCGCCTGGGACGCCGTCGCGACCCGACTCGTCACGGAGCGCGGGGACGCGCTGGTGCGCTACGCCTACCTGCTCACGGGCAGCGACACGGACGCCGCCGACCTGGTGCAGGACGCCCTCGTGCGCACGTTCGGTCGAGCCCGCCCGGGGCTGACCGCCGAGCGGGCCGAGGCGTACGTGCGGCGCGCCGTGTTGAACGGGGTCATCGACCGATCGCGGCGGCGGGGCACGTGGCGGGGCATCCGGCACCTGGTCGCGGCGCCGAGCACCGTCGACACGATCGCAGCGGCGACCGACCTTCGGCTCGACCTCGCCGAGCGCGTGCGGGCGCTCGCGCCGCGGCAGGCGGCGTGCATCGTGCTGCGCTACTACGACGACCTCACCGTCGACCAGGTCGCCGCGACGCTCGGTATCAGCGCGGGCGCCGTCAAGCGGTACCTCTCGGATGCGCTGCGGGCGCTCTCCGCCGCGATCGAGGCGGATGGCGCGGACGCGGACGGCGCGGGTGGTGACGGCGCGGCTGCGAGGCGGAGCTCCGGTTCCGCGACGGCAGGGACGACGCAGGCAGGGCCGGCGCAAGCGGGGCCGGCGCAAGCGGGGCCGGCGCAGAGAGGAGGCGCCGATGTCCGCGCCTGA
- a CDS encoding DedA family protein, with product MDLLDAFLLQAVASPWLVAIMFALAVIDGFFPPLPSETLLVAAAAAAAASGDLALVVPLGLAAAAGAWVGDNLAYQLGRRIGTDRFAWGRRPGVAAAFRRAEQALEHRGAPLIIGARYIPVGRVAVNLSAGALGYPRRRFAAVSAVAGLAWAGYGTLIGVVAGRWFDGQPVLSAVLGVAVAIVLGIVIDRIAAARRRRAEAAASLMSDAPQRNRDPVRSIG from the coding sequence GTGGATCTCCTCGACGCATTCCTGCTCCAGGCCGTCGCCTCGCCATGGCTCGTCGCGATCATGTTCGCGCTGGCGGTGATCGACGGCTTCTTCCCGCCGCTGCCGAGCGAGACGCTGCTGGTCGCCGCGGCCGCCGCCGCTGCGGCGTCCGGCGACCTCGCGCTCGTCGTCCCGCTCGGCCTCGCCGCCGCGGCAGGCGCGTGGGTCGGCGACAACCTCGCGTACCAGCTCGGCCGCCGGATCGGCACCGACCGATTCGCCTGGGGGCGCCGTCCCGGGGTGGCCGCCGCGTTCCGGCGCGCCGAACAGGCGCTCGAACACCGCGGCGCGCCGCTGATCATCGGCGCCCGCTACATCCCGGTGGGCCGGGTGGCCGTCAACCTCTCGGCCGGAGCCCTCGGCTACCCCCGCCGGCGGTTCGCCGCGGTCAGCGCGGTCGCCGGCCTCGCATGGGCCGGGTACGGCACGCTCATCGGCGTCGTCGCGGGGCGCTGGTTCGACGGGCAGCCGGTCCTGAGCGCGGTGCTGGGGGTCGCCGTGGCGATCGTGCTCGGCATCGTGATCGATCGGATCGCGGCAGCCCGACGCCGACGCGCCGAGGCCGCGGCTAGCCTGATGTCGGACGCGCCCCAACGAAACCGGGACCCGGTTCGTTCGATCGGGTGA
- a CDS encoding ROK family transcriptional regulator: MTVAKASAPGTPSWLGAVNDRVGLSALLDHGPLTRIGICELVGVSKPTASLMMSRLIAAGVVEEQGLQAGTPGRNAVLYAARLDRPLGVAVDLDAHELRAALVDAAGTPHPVVRRALPTDEAERDAAAEISRAIGDAAAAAGADPDEVRIVCVGIPGYLNPGGHGELYTETLPGWPVVGLHDELEAALGRTVYVENDVNLAAIAERHRGAGIDHREFALVWLGNGVGASFDLSGELYRGTFGGAGEIGFLPISADAAAIDPDARTIQDLVGGRAVARLIAGDRPTDAEREVLAERIAHAVLPLLATLDPGCVVLAGPTAALGGDRLAASVEATVARIGRWSPAVIATRVTHEPVLAGAREFLRARVREYLLDTVARVAVG; encoded by the coding sequence GTGACCGTGGCGAAGGCATCCGCACCGGGCACGCCGTCGTGGCTCGGCGCCGTCAACGACCGGGTGGGGCTGAGCGCGCTGCTCGACCACGGCCCCCTCACCCGGATCGGCATCTGCGAACTGGTCGGGGTGTCGAAGCCGACGGCGTCGCTGATGATGTCGCGACTGATCGCCGCCGGGGTCGTCGAGGAGCAGGGCCTGCAGGCCGGCACTCCGGGCCGGAACGCCGTGCTGTACGCGGCCAGGCTCGATCGACCGCTCGGCGTCGCGGTCGACCTGGACGCGCACGAGCTGCGCGCGGCACTCGTCGACGCCGCTGGGACGCCGCATCCGGTCGTCCGGCGCGCGTTGCCGACCGACGAGGCCGAGCGCGACGCCGCCGCGGAGATCTCGCGTGCGATCGGCGACGCGGCTGCCGCGGCCGGCGCCGACCCCGACGAGGTGCGCATCGTGTGCGTCGGCATCCCCGGCTACCTGAACCCCGGCGGTCACGGCGAGCTCTACACCGAGACGCTGCCCGGCTGGCCCGTCGTCGGCCTCCACGACGAACTCGAGGCGGCGCTCGGTCGCACGGTGTACGTCGAGAACGACGTGAACCTCGCCGCGATCGCCGAGCGACACCGCGGCGCCGGCATCGACCACCGCGAGTTCGCACTCGTCTGGCTCGGCAACGGCGTCGGCGCGAGCTTCGACCTCTCGGGCGAGCTGTACCGGGGCACCTTCGGCGGCGCGGGCGAGATCGGCTTCCTGCCGATCTCGGCGGATGCCGCGGCGATCGACCCCGACGCGCGCACGATCCAGGATCTCGTCGGCGGTCGCGCGGTCGCGCGGCTCATCGCCGGCGACCGGCCGACCGACGCGGAGCGCGAGGTGCTCGCCGAGCGCATCGCGCACGCCGTGCTCCCCCTGCTCGCGACGCTCGACCCCGGATGCGTCGTGCTGGCCGGACCGACGGCTGCGCTGGGCGGCGACCGGCTCGCGGCATCCGTCGAGGCGACGGTCGCGCGCATCGGACGTTGGTCGCCGGCCGTCATCGCGACGCGCGTGACCCATGAGCCCGTGCTCGCGGGTGCGCGCGAGTTCCTGCGCGCCCGGGTCCGGGAGTACCTCCTCGACACGGTGGCGCGCGTCGCCGTCGGCTGA
- a CDS encoding iron ABC transporter ATP-binding protein, giving the protein MLRPPRTVRVRAAGVALAVTAACLLAGCTSSGPGPSATPGAPDAPNQSNGSATGSPGASQGASAAPEETSEPSEPFAMACESLLTPDQVYAFNPNYGTDPGYEPSGTAVVAVVDEGGTACGWMNQTSGEIIEVAVATPSDDALDAHGNAAAASSNPVPTYGTPPEVEGYFTRAGTAGTAQVFTGAYWIVISSPELFEPGDAQQLVASVVENLPAG; this is encoded by the coding sequence ATGCTGCGCCCGCCCCGAACGGTTCGAGTCCGCGCGGCCGGCGTCGCGCTGGCCGTCACGGCGGCCTGCCTCCTGGCGGGCTGCACCTCCTCCGGTCCCGGGCCGTCCGCGACCCCCGGGGCACCCGACGCGCCGAACCAATCGAACGGTTCGGCGACCGGGTCGCCCGGCGCGTCGCAGGGTGCGTCGGCCGCGCCCGAGGAGACGTCGGAGCCGTCGGAGCCGTTCGCGATGGCGTGCGAGTCGCTGCTCACCCCCGACCAGGTGTACGCGTTCAACCCGAACTACGGCACCGATCCCGGCTACGAACCGTCGGGCACGGCCGTCGTCGCCGTCGTCGACGAGGGCGGCACCGCGTGCGGGTGGATGAACCAGACGAGCGGGGAGATCATCGAGGTCGCGGTCGCGACCCCGTCGGACGACGCGCTCGACGCCCACGGCAACGCCGCCGCGGCCTCGTCCAACCCGGTGCCGACCTACGGCACCCCGCCCGAGGTCGAGGGCTACTTCACCCGCGCAGGCACTGCCGGGACGGCGCAGGTCTTCACCGGGGCGTACTGGATCGTGATCTCGTCCCCGGAGCTGTTCGAACCGGGCGACGCGCAGCAACTGGTGGCCTCGGTCGTCGAGAACCTCCCGGCGGGGTGA
- a CDS encoding arginine--tRNA ligase: MTPADLALALHALVTTLVERRRAAGDEVELELAPSQVTLERPKLREHGDWASSIALRIAKPLGTNPREVATELAAGLAEIDGVATAEVAGPGFINIRLDAAAAGELARTIVEAGEAFGRGESQAGRRINLEFVSANPTGPLHIGHTRWAALGDAISRVLRAAGADVANEYYINDAGSQMDNFGASVLASAKGEPTPENGYPGSYIADLAARVLEREPNLLALEPEVALHTAREIAYELQLAEIQASLDRFNVHFDVWTSERRLNAPDDAGVSPIDAAVDRLRAQGHVFDRDDAVWVRTTDFGDDKDRVIRRGNGVYTYFAGDAAYYLDKRDRGFEHTIYLLGADHHGYVQRLKALAGAAGDDPERDIEVLIGQLVSVNGAKLSKRAGNIIELDDLQAWLGTDALRYTLARYPADSPLAIDPEQLRRRTNDNPVFYVQYAHARTSAVARNALAAGVDRSAFAPELLEHETESALLGALQEFPRIVAQSAELREPHRVARYIEELAGLYHRWYDNCRVIPLGDDAITDLHRTRLWLNDATGQVIRNGLDLLGVSAPERM, from the coding sequence GTGACTCCCGCCGACCTCGCACTCGCCCTGCACGCCCTCGTGACCACGCTCGTGGAGCGACGCCGTGCCGCGGGCGACGAGGTCGAGCTCGAGCTCGCGCCGAGCCAGGTGACGCTCGAGCGTCCGAAGCTCCGCGAGCACGGCGACTGGGCCTCGAGCATCGCGCTGCGCATCGCGAAGCCGCTCGGTACGAACCCCCGCGAGGTCGCGACCGAACTCGCCGCCGGCCTCGCCGAGATCGACGGCGTCGCGACCGCGGAGGTCGCCGGGCCCGGCTTCATCAACATCCGACTGGACGCTGCGGCCGCAGGCGAGCTGGCCCGCACCATCGTCGAGGCCGGCGAGGCGTTCGGTCGCGGCGAGTCCCAGGCCGGCCGGCGCATCAACCTCGAGTTCGTCTCCGCGAACCCCACCGGCCCGCTGCACATCGGCCACACCCGCTGGGCCGCGCTCGGCGACGCGATCAGCCGGGTGCTCCGTGCCGCCGGCGCCGACGTCGCCAACGAGTACTACATCAACGACGCCGGCAGCCAGATGGACAACTTCGGCGCGTCCGTGCTGGCCTCGGCCAAGGGCGAGCCGACCCCCGAGAACGGCTATCCCGGCAGCTACATCGCCGACCTCGCCGCGCGCGTGCTCGAGCGCGAACCCAACCTGCTCGCCCTGGAGCCCGAGGTCGCGCTGCACACCGCGCGCGAGATCGCGTACGAGCTCCAGCTGGCCGAGATCCAGGCCTCCCTCGACCGGTTCAACGTGCACTTCGACGTGTGGACCAGCGAACGCCGGCTCAACGCACCCGACGACGCGGGCGTCTCGCCGATCGACGCCGCGGTCGACCGGCTGCGAGCCCAGGGTCACGTCTTCGACCGGGACGACGCCGTCTGGGTGCGCACCACCGACTTCGGCGACGACAAGGACCGCGTGATCCGCCGCGGCAACGGCGTGTACACCTATTTCGCCGGCGACGCGGCGTACTACCTCGACAAGCGCGACCGCGGGTTCGAGCACACCATCTACCTTCTGGGGGCCGACCACCACGGCTACGTGCAACGGCTCAAGGCACTCGCCGGCGCCGCGGGCGACGACCCCGAGCGGGACATCGAGGTGCTCATCGGCCAGCTCGTGAGCGTGAACGGCGCGAAGCTGTCCAAGCGCGCCGGCAACATCATCGAGCTCGACGACCTCCAGGCCTGGCTCGGGACCGACGCGCTGCGGTACACGCTCGCGCGCTACCCCGCCGACTCGCCGCTCGCGATCGACCCCGAGCAGCTTCGTCGACGGACCAACGACAACCCCGTCTTCTACGTGCAGTACGCCCACGCGCGCACGTCGGCGGTCGCGCGCAACGCGCTCGCCGCGGGCGTCGACCGGTCGGCCTTCGCGCCCGAACTGCTCGAGCACGAGACGGAATCGGCGCTGCTGGGTGCGCTGCAGGAGTTCCCGCGGATCGTCGCCCAGTCGGCGGAGCTGCGCGAACCGCATCGCGTCGCCCGCTACATCGAGGAGCTCGCGGGGCTCTACCACCGCTGGTACGACAACTGCCGCGTGATCCCGCTCGGCGACGACGCGATCACCGACCTGCACCGCACGAGGCTCTGGCTCAACGACGCGACCGGCCAGGTGATCCGCAACGGCCTCGACCTGCTCGGCGTCTCGGCACCCGAGCGGATGTGA
- a CDS encoding DUF2993 domain-containing protein, whose translation MALGRAARGWTIAVVVVVVVTAVLVIVDAVVRASAQERIAENVEAQLPDGVTGDVTAEIGGFSVLWQSIVGTAERVELHARELTVDGAPIAVDVVGTDVPLDQTKPVGRITGTITVDEASLNTLAVGQGVDGGFTLGDGSVGYDGEIEFLGFPIRYSATATPEAAGDRILLRPTAVEAGAGGASIDLSGIADRILGGDPFTVCTAEYLPEGVEVADVAVAPGSVVIGLEASGLVLDEAHLAARGSCD comes from the coding sequence GTGGCGCTCGGGCGGGCAGCACGCGGCTGGACCATCGCGGTCGTGGTGGTCGTGGTCGTGACAGCGGTGCTGGTCATCGTCGACGCCGTCGTCCGCGCCTCCGCGCAGGAGCGGATCGCCGAGAACGTCGAGGCGCAGCTCCCCGACGGCGTGACGGGCGACGTCACCGCCGAGATCGGCGGGTTCTCGGTGCTGTGGCAGTCGATCGTCGGCACGGCCGAGCGCGTCGAGCTCCACGCGCGGGAGCTCACGGTCGACGGCGCGCCGATCGCCGTCGACGTCGTCGGCACCGACGTCCCGCTCGACCAGACGAAGCCCGTCGGTCGCATCACGGGCACGATCACCGTCGACGAGGCATCCCTGAACACGCTCGCCGTCGGGCAGGGCGTCGACGGCGGGTTCACGCTCGGAGACGGGTCCGTCGGGTACGACGGCGAGATCGAGTTCCTCGGATTCCCCATCCGCTACTCGGCGACCGCGACGCCCGAGGCGGCCGGTGATCGGATCCTGCTGCGACCGACCGCGGTCGAGGCCGGAGCTGGGGGAGCATCGATCGACCTGTCGGGGATCGCCGACCGGATCCTGGGCGGCGACCCGTTCACCGTGTGCACCGCGGAGTACCTGCCGGAGGGCGTGGAGGTCGCGGACGTCGCGGTCGCCCCGGGCTCGGTCGTCATCGGGCTCGAGGCATCCGGACTCGTGCTCGACGAGGCGCATCTGGCCGCCCGCGGCAGCTGCGACTGA
- the lysA gene encoding diaminopimelate decarboxylase, protein MASSAPSVVPPAPADPNALAPAVWPEGARRDEHGRLVVGGVDAEALAARFGTPLYVLDERVVRERAARFRTALDEAARSIGSEATVYYAGKAFLSAAIVRWVGEEGLSVDVCSGGELAIALAAGADPARIGFHGNNKSVAEIERAVAAGVGAIIIDSEIEIERVAHAAAAAGRVQRVRLRVNSGVHASTHEFLATAHEDQKFGVPLSRAVEFGTRIRAHASLDFLGLHCHIGSQIFDSAGFAESAERLLAVHAELARLAPLPELNLGGGFGIAYTEADDPAPIERIAAGIARSVEAACRVHDVPVPKLAFEPGRSIVGPAGITLYTVGTIKPVPTDDGWRHYVSVDGGMSDNARTALYGAAYTVRIASRASDAPAALVRVAGKHCESGDIVVDADWLPHDVAPGDLVAVAATGAYCWSLASNYNHQPRPAVVAVRDGEARVIVRGETEADLLARDAGIAAPGVGAAGPETSDQATATGGTTA, encoded by the coding sequence GTGGCATCCTCCGCCCCGTCCGTCGTTCCACCCGCCCCTGCGGATCCGAACGCGCTCGCGCCGGCGGTGTGGCCGGAAGGCGCCCGGCGGGACGAACACGGCCGCCTCGTCGTCGGCGGGGTCGACGCCGAGGCGCTCGCCGCGCGCTTCGGCACGCCGCTGTACGTGCTCGACGAGCGAGTGGTCCGTGAGCGCGCCGCGCGCTTCCGGACCGCGCTCGACGAGGCCGCGCGTTCGATCGGATCCGAGGCCACCGTCTACTACGCCGGTAAGGCGTTCCTGTCCGCGGCGATCGTCCGTTGGGTCGGCGAGGAGGGCCTCTCCGTCGACGTCTGCTCGGGCGGCGAGCTCGCCATCGCGCTCGCGGCCGGTGCCGACCCGGCGCGCATCGGCTTCCACGGCAACAACAAGTCGGTCGCCGAGATCGAGCGTGCCGTGGCCGCCGGCGTCGGTGCGATCATCATCGACAGCGAGATCGAGATCGAACGGGTCGCGCACGCCGCGGCCGCGGCCGGCCGCGTGCAGCGGGTCCGGCTCCGCGTCAACAGCGGCGTGCACGCGTCCACGCACGAGTTCCTCGCGACCGCGCACGAAGACCAGAAGTTCGGCGTCCCGCTCTCGCGTGCCGTCGAGTTCGGCACCCGTATCCGCGCGCACGCGTCGCTCGACTTCCTCGGCCTGCACTGCCACATCGGATCCCAGATCTTCGACTCGGCCGGGTTCGCCGAGTCCGCCGAACGGCTCCTCGCCGTCCATGCCGAGCTCGCTCGCCTCGCGCCGCTGCCCGAGCTCAACCTCGGCGGCGGATTCGGCATCGCGTACACCGAGGCCGACGACCCGGCGCCGATCGAACGGATCGCGGCCGGCATCGCCCGTTCGGTCGAGGCCGCCTGTCGCGTGCACGACGTACCGGTGCCGAAGCTCGCGTTCGAGCCCGGCCGGTCGATCGTCGGACCCGCCGGCATCACGCTGTACACCGTCGGAACGATCAAGCCGGTCCCCACCGACGACGGCTGGCGGCACTACGTCTCGGTCGACGGCGGCATGAGCGACAACGCCCGCACCGCCCTGTACGGCGCCGCCTACACGGTGCGCATCGCGTCACGGGCCTCGGATGCCCCGGCCGCGCTCGTGCGCGTCGCCGGCAAGCACTGCGAATCGGGCGACATCGTCGTCGACGCCGACTGGCTGCCCCACGACGTCGCCCCCGGCGACCTCGTCGCGGTCGCCGCCACCGGCGCCTACTGCTGGTCGCTCGCGAGCAACTACAACCACCAGCCGCGCCCGGCCGTCGTGGCCGTCCGCGACGGCGAGGCGCGGGTGATCGTGCGCGGCGAGACCGAGGCCGACCTGCTCGCCCGCGACGCGGGCATCGCGGCACCGGGCGTCGGGGCTGCGGGCCCCGAGACATCCGACCAGGCGACGGCGACCGGAGGAACCACCGCATGA